The genomic window TTCGAGGCGGCTCTCGCCGTGGGCGGCCGGGTCCGCGCCGAGACGCGGCTCGGCGAAGGCGCGGCGTCGGTGCCGAGCGCGGCGGTCGAGCTGGCGCGCAAGGTGTTCGGCTCGCTGCGCGGGCTGCGCGGGCTGGTGTTGGGGGCGGGAGAGATGAGCGAGCTGATGCTCTCCTGCCTCGCGGCGGAAGGGGTGCGGGTGACGGTGGTGGCGAGCCGCTCGGAGGCACGGGCGCGGGAGCTGGCCGCGCGGGGCGGCGCGGGTTTCCTGCGGTTCGAGGAGATCGGCCCGGCGCTGGCCGAAGCGGACATCGTCGCCGCGGCCACCGCCGCGCCGCATGTCGTCCTGACGCGGGACCTGGTCGCGCGGGCGCTCTCGGGCGGGGCGCGGAAGCCGCTGTGCATCCTGGACATCGCGCTCCCGCGGGATGTCGAGCCCGAGGTCGGCGAGCTGGAGAACGTCTTCCTCTACGACATCGACGATCTCGAGCAGATCGTGAGCGGGAACCTGGCGCGCCGGCGGAGCGAGGTCCCGGCCGCGGAACGGATCGTCTTGGAAGCGGTCGCGGACTACTGGCGGTGGTACACGGCCCGGCATGTGGCGCCGCTCATCCGCGCGTTGCGGGACCGTGCGGAGGCGACGCGGCGGAAGGAGGTGGCGAAGGCGCTCTCCAAGCTCCGTCATCTGTCCGCCGCAGACCGCGAGGCCGTGGAACGACTGACGAGGCAGTTGCTGGCGAAGGTGTTGCACGCGCCGACGGTACGTCTCCGGGAGGCAGCGGCGAGCGGGCGGATGCCCGAGGTCGCCGAGGCGGCGCGATTCCTGTTCGAACTCGACGACGAAGCGGAAAGGGAACGCCAATGAGCGGCAGGCGGGTTCTGGTTACCGGTGGCGCCGGTTTCATCGGCAGCCACGTGGCCGAGGCGTACCGTGATCTCGGCGACCGGGTATGGGTCGTCGACGACCTGTCCACCGGGCGCGCGTCCAACATCCCGGAAGGTGTCGAGTTCCGGCGCATGGACATCTGCGACCCTGAGCTCGACGCGCTGTTCAGGGAGGTCGGCGGGTTCGACGTGGTGAACCATCACGCGGCGCAGATCGATGTCCGCAAGTCCGTTGCGGACCCACGTGCGGATGCGCGCGTCAACATCGACGGCCTGCTGAACGTGCTGGAATGCGCGCGGCGGCACGGGGTGGGGCGCTTCGTGTTCGTGTCCTCGGGCGGGGTGGTGTACGGCGAGGCGGAGCACCGGCCGACGCCGGAGACGTCGACGAAGCAGCCGGTCTCGCCGTACGGTGTGACGAAGCTGTCTGCGGAGTACTACCTGTACTACTACCACCAGGTCCACGGCCTGGACTATGTGGCGCTACGCTACTCGAACGTGTACGGCCCGCGCCAGGACCCGCACGGCGAGGCGGGCGTCGTGGCGTTGTTCTCGAACCGGATCCGGACCGGCAATGCTCTGACGATCTACGGCGACGGCGAACAGACGCGGGACTACGTGTACGTGGGCGACGTCGTGGCGGCGAACCTCGCGTTGAGCGAGGGGCCGCTCGAGCGGGCGGCGGCTTTGGACGACCGTGCGTTCAACGTGGGGACGGGGATCGAGACGACCGTGAACGTGCTGGCGCGGCTGCTGATGGAGGCGGCCGGTCGGGAGGTGCCGGTCCAGTACGCGCCGGAGCGACCGGGTGAGCTGCGGCACTCGTGCCTGGACCCCAGCCGGTTGCGGGCTCGGGGTTGGAGACCGCAGGTCTCGCTGGCCGAAGGTCTGGAGCGGACGTACGAGTACATTGCGGGAGGAGGGAACGGCCGGTGATGTCGGCGGCATTGCTCCAAGACGCGTCGCGGCTGGATGCGTGGGATCTGGTGCTGGGAGGGAGCCTCTCGGGCCAGATCGTGCTCGGCGTGACGGCGTTCTTCTCGCTCGTGAGCTGGGTGATCATTTTCTGGAAGCTCGGCCAGTTCCGGCGGGTGCGGCGACAGGGGATCGCGTTCGTGCGCTCGACGGAGCGGCTGCACCGTCTGGAGGACATCTCGCGGTCGGTGCTACGGCTCCCGGAGTCGCCGTACACGCGCGTGTTCCGCAGCGGGCTCTCGTTCTTCAGCGAGTTGCAGTCGGGTGGAGCCCGGGGCGGGGTGCATGGGCCGGGGCTGACCGAGACGCAACTCCACGCCCTCCGCCTGGTGCTGGAGAAGGGGCAGGCGGAGGAGCGGGACCAGCTCGCGGCGGGGTTGCCGTGGCTGGCGGTCATCGCGACGGTCTCTCCGCTGCTGGGTCTGCTGGGCACGGTGATCGGCGTCATGAACTCGTTCGTCGGGGTGGCGCACAGCGGCAGCGCGAACATCGCTGCGGTCGCGCCCGGCATCGCGGAGGCGCTCGTGACGACGGTGGCGGGGCTGGCGGTGGCGATTCCTGCGGTGATCGCCTACAACTACTTCGTCAGCCGGTTGAACGCGGTGAGCAACGAGCTGGAAGGCTTCGCCAGCGAGTTCATCGGCGTCCTGGCGCGGGAAGGGAGGTTGTGAGCGATGCTGGACCCCCGCGGGCGGCGGCGCCGCGACCTGCCGCTGGCCGCCGACATCAACATCACGAACCTGGTGGACGTGGCGTTCGTGCTGTTGATCATTTTCATCATCACCGCCCCGATCCTCCAGGGAGGGGTTGAGGTCCAGCTCCCTCGCGGCGAGGCGGCGCCGATCACGACGTCGGAGGCGGTGACGGTGACCGTGGCGCGGGACGGGATCTACATGGACCGGGTGCCGGTCACGTCGCTGGCGGAGCTGGAGCGCCTGCTCGATCGCCAGATGGCGGAAAAGGGGACGAAGCGGGTGTACCTCCGCGGGGATTCGGCCGTCGCCTACGGGCAGGTCGCCGCCGTGTTCGGCGTCCTCCAGCGGTTGGGCGTGGAGGACGTGGGGATGGTGTTCGAGCCCGTTCCGAGGCGGAGGAGGTGATGTGAGGTGAGCGGGCTGCAAGGGACGATCCCGCGCG from bacterium includes these protein-coding regions:
- a CDS encoding glutamyl-tRNA reductase — translated: MAIAVVGLSHRTAPIEVRERFVFGPKDAEAALLDVVGRGVAREAVLLSTCNRTELYLGEVAAEGERQAVALLAARANLPEAEARRHLYIHRDRRSVEHLFRVVSSLDSMVLGEAQIQGQVKGAYEAACAVGGRGGVVGPVLSRLFEAALAVGGRVRAETRLGEGAASVPSAAVELARKVFGSLRGLRGLVLGAGEMSELMLSCLAAEGVRVTVVASRSEARARELAARGGAGFLRFEEIGPALAEADIVAAATAAPHVVLTRDLVARALSGGARKPLCILDIALPRDVEPEVGELENVFLYDIDDLEQIVSGNLARRRSEVPAAERIVLEAVADYWRWYTARHVAPLIRALRDRAEATRRKEVAKALSKLRHLSAADREAVERLTRQLLAKVLHAPTVRLREAAASGRMPEVAEAARFLFELDDEAERERQ
- a CDS encoding UDP-glucose 4-epimerase, with amino-acid sequence MSGRRVLVTGGAGFIGSHVAEAYRDLGDRVWVVDDLSTGRASNIPEGVEFRRMDICDPELDALFREVGGFDVVNHHAAQIDVRKSVADPRADARVNIDGLLNVLECARRHGVGRFVFVSSGGVVYGEAEHRPTPETSTKQPVSPYGVTKLSAEYYLYYYHQVHGLDYVALRYSNVYGPRQDPHGEAGVVALFSNRIRTGNALTIYGDGEQTRDYVYVGDVVAANLALSEGPLERAAALDDRAFNVGTGIETTVNVLARLLMEAAGREVPVQYAPERPGELRHSCLDPSRLRARGWRPQVSLAEGLERTYEYIAGGGNGR
- a CDS encoding protein TolR → MLDPRGRRRRDLPLAADINITNLVDVAFVLLIIFIITAPILQGGVEVQLPRGEAAPITTSEAVTVTVARDGIYMDRVPVTSLAELERLLDRQMAEKGTKRVYLRGDSAVAYGQVAAVFGVLQRLGVEDVGMVFEPVPRRRR